One genomic segment of Rivularia sp. PCC 7116 includes these proteins:
- the petB gene encoding cytochrome b6 — MTNVIDWFDERLEVQALADDVTSKYVPPHVNIFYCLGGITLTCFLIQFATGFAMTFYYKPTVAEAYSSVEFIMNEVSFGWLIRSVHRWSASMMVLMMILHTFRVYLTGGFKKPRELTWVTGVVLAVITVSFGVTGYSLPWDQIGYWAVKIVSGVPEAIPVVGVLISDLLRGGSSVGQATLTRYYSAHTFVLPWLIAVFMLAHFLMIRKQGISGPL; from the coding sequence ATGACCAACGTAATTGACTGGTTTGATGAGCGCTTAGAAGTCCAAGCGCTAGCTGATGATGTTACAAGCAAGTATGTTCCCCCCCATGTAAATATTTTCTACTGCTTGGGTGGAATAACTCTTACTTGCTTTTTAATCCAGTTCGCAACTGGATTTGCAATGACTTTTTATTACAAGCCAACTGTTGCTGAAGCTTATTCTTCCGTTGAGTTCATCATGAACGAAGTAAGCTTTGGTTGGCTAATTCGCTCCGTTCATCGCTGGTCTGCCAGCATGATGGTGTTGATGATGATTTTGCACACCTTCCGAGTTTATTTAACTGGTGGGTTCAAGAAGCCCCGCGAACTAACTTGGGTAACTGGTGTAGTTCTGGCTGTAATCACCGTTTCTTTCGGCGTTACTGGCTACTCTTTACCTTGGGATCAGATTGGTTACTGGGCTGTAAAAATTGTAAGTGGTGTGCCAGAAGCAATTCCTGTAGTCGGAGTTTTAATTTCTGACTTATTGCGTGGCGGTTCCAGCGTAGGACAAGCTACTTTGACTCGCTACTACAGCGCTCATACTTTTGTACTACCTTGGTTAATCGCAGTATTTATGCTGGCGCATTTCTTGATGATTCGCAAACAAGGTATTAGCGGTCCGTTATAA
- the petD gene encoding cytochrome b6-f complex subunit IV, with amino-acid sequence MATVKKPDLSDPQLRAKLAKGMGHNYYGEPAWPNDLLYVFPVVIMGSFACIVALAVLDPAMTGEPANPFATPLEILPEWYLYPVFQILRSLPNKLLGVLAMAAVPLGLILVPFIENVNKFQNPFRRPVATAVFLFGTLVTIYLGIGATFPLDKSLTLGLF; translated from the coding sequence ATGGCAACAGTAAAGAAACCGGATCTAAGCGATCCACAATTGAGAGCCAAATTAGCAAAAGGCATGGGTCACAATTATTATGGTGAACCTGCTTGGCCTAATGACTTGCTCTACGTTTTCCCAGTTGTAATTATGGGTTCCTTCGCTTGTATCGTAGCTCTAGCAGTGCTAGATCCTGCGATGACAGGAGAACCAGCAAATCCATTTGCAACACCTTTAGAAATTTTACCTGAGTGGTATTTGTACCCAGTTTTCCAAATTTTGCGTTCGCTTCCTAACAAACTTTTAGGGGTGTTAGCAATGGCTGCAGTGCCTTTAGGATTAATTCTTGTTCCCTTCATTGAAAACGTGAACAAGTTTCAAAATCCTTTCCGTCGTCCCGTAGCTACCGCTGTATTCCTCTTTGGAACTTTGGTTACTATCTATTTAGGTATTGGCGCAACTTTCCCATTGGACAAGTCTCTTACTTTAGGACTTTTCTAG
- a CDS encoding anti-sigma regulatory factor — MLAIVEQDHLTVKSELKLLNLVQQWFEQFCLRNLSGLSWLESQQYRLNLALAEGFTNAVRHAHQALPPETNIDIDVLLWNDKLEIRIWDYGKPFNPDAIAEPEPGTLQVGGYGWFLLRRLADKVVYERDTDGRNCLLIVKYGTQEN; from the coding sequence ATGCTAGCAATTGTGGAGCAAGACCATCTGACGGTTAAGAGCGAACTCAAGCTTCTAAACCTAGTACAACAGTGGTTTGAACAATTCTGTCTGCGTAATTTGTCTGGGCTTAGTTGGCTCGAAAGTCAACAATATCGACTTAATTTAGCATTAGCCGAAGGCTTTACAAATGCCGTTCGTCACGCGCATCAAGCTTTACCACCAGAAACAAACATTGATATTGATGTATTGCTGTGGAATGACAAACTAGAAATTAGAATCTGGGATTACGGTAAGCCATTTAATCCAGATGCAATAGCCGAACCAGAACCCGGTACTCTACAAGTAGGGGGGTATGGGTGGTTTCTATTGAGAAGATTAGCTGATAAAGTTGTTTACGAACGCGATACGGATGGCAGAAACTGTTTGCTCATCGTCAAATATGGTACGCAAGAAAATTAA
- a CDS encoding glycosyltransferase has protein sequence MLITKTNKKKYVNLRKSNNNQKLNHLFVFLEVFSREGGIQSYVKDVFKAYNTLSEPLYGEVFLLRDSKGCANPFESERLQFHYFKAKSFQVGRTKMTLALLKCLIQQRPDHVYCGHAYLAPLIGTLCQPLGIPYTVITHGKEVWQPLPKLTQTNLQKASQIWTVSRYTREIASSANSLNTSKIKILPCAVNGDRFTPGAKPENLLEHYGLKQAKVLMSVTRLWSGDIYKGVDVTIRALSQIQTVFPEVKYLVIGRGDDKPRLMQLAKDLGVEDKVVFAGFVPTEELVEHYRLADAYIMPSQEGFGIVYLEAMACGVPVLSGDDDGSADPLQDGKLGWRVPHRDSDAVAAACIEILKGDDQRCDGAWLRKQAISEFGIEAFQKRLQQQFLSSIKKS, from the coding sequence ATGTTAATTACAAAAACAAATAAAAAAAAATACGTTAATTTGAGAAAGAGCAACAACAATCAAAAGCTCAATCATCTTTTTGTTTTTTTAGAAGTTTTTTCTCGTGAAGGTGGTATTCAATCCTATGTAAAAGATGTGTTTAAAGCTTATAACACATTATCAGAACCGCTTTATGGAGAAGTATTTTTACTAAGAGATTCAAAAGGTTGTGCTAATCCTTTTGAATCGGAACGATTGCAATTTCACTATTTCAAAGCTAAATCTTTTCAAGTCGGACGAACAAAAATGACTTTGGCATTGCTGAAATGTCTAATTCAACAACGTCCCGATCATGTATACTGCGGTCACGCTTACCTCGCCCCTTTAATTGGTACTTTATGTCAACCTTTGGGGATCCCCTATACCGTAATTACTCATGGTAAAGAGGTTTGGCAGCCATTACCTAAATTAACTCAAACTAATCTCCAAAAAGCTTCACAAATTTGGACGGTAAGTCGCTATACTCGTGAAATTGCTAGTAGTGCCAATAGTTTAAATACTAGTAAAATCAAAATTTTGCCTTGTGCTGTCAATGGCGATCGCTTTACTCCAGGAGCAAAACCAGAAAATTTATTGGAACATTACGGATTGAAGCAAGCAAAAGTTTTGATGAGCGTAACGCGATTGTGGTCTGGTGATATTTACAAAGGAGTAGATGTTACAATTCGAGCATTATCGCAAATACAAACAGTTTTTCCTGAAGTTAAATATTTAGTAATTGGACGTGGTGATGACAAACCCCGCTTAATGCAGTTAGCAAAAGATTTAGGAGTTGAAGATAAGGTAGTCTTTGCTGGATTCGTTCCTACAGAGGAATTAGTAGAGCATTATCGTCTCGCTGATGCTTATATTATGCCGTCTCAAGAAGGTTTTGGTATTGTTTATTTAGAAGCAATGGCTTGTGGCGTACCGGTATTATCGGGTGATGACGATGGTTCTGCCGATCCATTACAAGATGGTAAATTGGGTTGGCGAGTACCGCATCGCGATTCAGATGCTGTTGCAGCAGCTTGTATCGAAATTCTCAAAGGAGATGACCAACGCTGTGATGGAGCATGGTTGAGAAAACAGGCAATATCAGAATTTGGCATAGAAGCGTTTCAAAAACGATTGCAGCAACAGTTTTTATCTTCAATC